actGAGCTCCACGTACGCTTTGAAATTCGAAAACATACGCAAgacaatatgtatgtatattattgtatatgtatacgtataacgAACATTGACCATCAGCGAACCCACCGatcgttaaaaattcaaatgacAATAGTAGATGACTAAATAGCCTACGGCGAAGAAATTCCTTTCTCGTCCGTCGAATCAGCGATTCGATGAAATCGTTTTGATTTCGGATGCAAACtttttcgtttgttcgttcgaaTCGTGAATCATCGATGGTCAGCCGATAAACGATGACAATGATGGTAGTAACGGATAAGTAGTGAATAATATGTATAGTAGAACCGATTGCGGAAAGCAAGAATACGCGATCCCGAATCGAGAGTCGGACGTGAAACGTTGAAACGAGGCGTATAATAAAACGTTGCGCAGCATAAAAATAGCTTTTCACGTTATTTCGACAAAACGTGCATTTGCGATGCGAACAATGCGTGTGCGTTTCGATCGAGCGCGTGAAATCGTACAATTTTACGTTGTAAGACTACCACGAGCCTGTGCACACGTTCGTATTTACTTCTATCGagattcgaataaataaaacgagaaaCAAACGTAAACAAATTTTTGCCAATTTATTGATAAAAAAGACAGACACTCCTCGTCCTTCGTATCCCTAATGGTGGGAGATGGCTAAACTGTATGTAttaatgcaaattcatatttttacgaatataattaaaaaaccaGAATTCGGATAAAAAGCCGTTTTGTCCATAAAACATTATAAAGGCATTATGcttcgaatatttcatatatttttgcatattatatacaattttgcATCTCCAAATTTTCCATagaaaatgttatatagaaatCCACAGTTTAGATATTGCGGTAAAAACGCGTCGTGATTTGGTCTACTGTGATCTTCTCTGAATGATACACGTTTCCGCAAACAAATCCATCGATCGATCGCAATATCTGCTTCTAAGAAATGGTGTACGTTATCGATGCCACGCATTGACAAAAGTGCACGCTTATAGATCACGGAATCCCGCACATAGTTGTAGTCTAATCGACGGACGACGATATTGGATACCGAAGCAGAAACCCAAACGAAACGCGAGAAACGTTAGCACTTATCGCGCGCGTTTATAAGTCCAAGGCTAAAAAAACGGACCATGATGTAAGTACATGCACACTGTGCCAACGTCCGACATCGTTCATCGTGTATGCAACATATACTTCCGATACACGAAGGAATCGTACACGCGCACCTGCTAAGAAACAGAGGCAGCTGCATTTTATCATTTCACGAATTTAATTCGCTTAATTTTTGGAGGTTACACGGGGCGAATAATAATCACTCGCGTTGTTCTTGTTACACGTGCGatgtgtaaaaagaaaaaagaagaatacgCGAACGATGAAATCGGTGACAGGACAGAATTGCTTCTTTCGATTGCTCTTATATTCCTATTATCTATCTTTCCTGTCGAATAACGGCGAGTCATACGTTGATATCAAAACATCGATTTTACCGATTCGTTTAATATCTCGATTTGAATAATTGCGGTGTAAACGCGTATTTAGTTGTTAGTCGTGAATCATGAATCATGAATCCGTGAATGGTTCGGTCAATCGTGGTAGCGAGACACGTCATAGCTCATGGGCATAAGATCGAAAAACGAAAGGAGTCGCGGAATTTAggtagagaaagaggaagaaaagggaagaaagagagCGGCGAGCATATACGTAAAGCAAGATTAACGAGGCGAAATACTGTCTGGTGGGAGGTTGCCAGAGCGTTGGCGCCAGCTGACCACCGTCGCGTCGTCGGACGACCTACGCGAATGTGTACGCGTGTACACTACTACCACGGACCACCGTTCCGCTTCTCTCAACGACTCAGCCGACTTCTTCGGAGATGACGCGCGCGCATATTCGCTAATCACCTTATTCTTACTTCCTATTTTTCTTCGCATTTCTTAATTACGTTCCCAGATTTTTTCTTAAGATGATTGTCAGTGAGAATTCTGATAGCTTCAATCATCGAGAATTATCCGAAACATCTGTTCCAactacacatacacacatacatatattactaGTTTTGCAATTCGCAACATCGCGACAGCACTCTTCGTAATCTTGTCAAAGTTTCTGCGTTCATAGAAATCACCTGTATTTACTAACGTAGGTTACGTTAGGTTACGTATAGGTATAGGTTACGTTTGTATATACACGCATACATTGGAACGAACGTAAGCATAAACGCGCAACAAACAAATGGCGTAAATAGCGCGTGACAGGATATCGATATCTGCTCTGTTTAATTAACGCAACATCAACTACGTCAGCAGTCCCAGAAATTGCACGAGATCGCTAAAATGTATGACTACCACCCCGTTAGATGCGAATGTTCATCACGATTCCAAGTAATTCGTCTTTCCGCTTGACGATATATCGTCGTGTTACGCATTTAAACCTTCCAATCGGTGGCAATCATCTAATCTTGTTCCTCCCACATTCTCCTTTACTAAACTAGTACCCCGAATGTATTACTCGGAAAAATAGTGTAACAAAAGGAACAGGCAAAAAATCAAACGGGAGGAGTAGGAAAAACCATAGACGAAGAAGACAAGTGTAAAGTTCAAACTGTCGATCGAAAAGTAATAATCGATTACAGAAACAGGTTAGAAGTTAGAACCGATTAGAAGCGAGAGCGGGTCACAACTTGTTTGCTATCTGGCTCTGTCTATTGGCCGCGAGCATCCAGTGCATGCGTGTCTGTtcgcgtatatgtatatgtatatgcttCTCGTATAGTCGGTGCGAGAGTGATTTTGTATATAGGATGCGACAATGTGGCGCCAAGCTCTCGCAGCCAAGCCAGTTTCTACTATATACGCATAcacatacataaatacatacataccaCTCTTTCGCTCTGATCTGTGCGCAGACGATGCGACTATGCAGGGTGTTTAAGACGCGACCAGTCAACCAGTTGTTTCGCGTCTTCGGCAAAAACATGATGAACACAACCACCGAACACTCTTTTTCCCACACGAACACCACTTGACACACGACGGCATATCTTTTATTCCCATCGATCTTTCCATGCTTTCCATCTATACATTTACTTACCAAATCACCATAAACATCGATTCCCATAATCGTTATCGATATCGTTATTCTTCAGCGAAGCTGTTCATTCATATTcgatcgaagatcaaacgattCAATCGATTGAGTCACGTGTGTTCTTCAACCAACACAATGTTTATCAAACAAATGCAAACGAATAATCGagcgaattttttaaattcaaaatgGAAAGTACCGCTACTATGTTGTAATTGCAATTAGTGATGTAAAGTGTGCATTCGTACACGAACATAACGCACAACATTGAGTGCGTGGAAACGACGCTATATTTTCccaaaatacaattttaaattatatactaGCGATATCTGGTGGTGACGGAAGAAACTTGCAACTGATTTATCGATATACGTATGCCGATTATATGAAATTTGTCGAAACTAGCTCCCTCTTCGACGTCTTCGTGTCAACGATTGgtattgtaaattgtaaacgaTGTTGATATTACTACATATCTGTGATACATCTTTCAAGTGCATCCCTCAAATGCCAAACCGAACTGTGTCAAGAAATATTGCAAATTTTCTCTACGACGGAATACCTCTATGAGATATTTTGTTCATCGTATTCTATAAAATGAGTAAGCGATACACATTATTATTGTTAGCGATTGTGTACACGTTCAAATGATAACATGATCTGTTAGGTTCACAAAATAGCAGAAGGGTTAGGTCACAAAAAATTTTATCGCAACCGTCTCTCAAAAAACAATGTATGGACGATACTACTAGCATTTTCCTCTCTCAGCCTACTGCAAGTACAAGTGCAAACATACCTCTATCAAATACCTCTCCTAATCGCGTGATTTCCGAAGATGACGATCAACTTGttaatagcgtaatacaatatcTTCTTATATTGGACGGAGGAAAACAAATTGTCAATAAAACtcgtataataaaaaatgtttttggaAATCGAGGAAGACGTTTTCTTTCAGTAATGAACAAAGCAAAAAATCTGTTATCAAAGGTACAAGTAAAACTATGACTTCCTGTTGTAATCAAAGTTTTAAGTATATCCATGTGTTTATAGGTGTTTGGTTATGAACTGGTAGAACTCGAAGGTAACAAATATATgctagtaaataaaataaagaatgaatTACCACATATTTGTCCTCTTGGAACCGAAGGTAGCCAACAAGTATTGTTATTCATAGTGCTGACTCACATCTTCATGCTTCAAAACTCCTGTAGCGAAGGTAGTAATGCCATGTGAAATATATAATGTTGTTTGAGAATAATcttaatttctatttatgttcttcaaattatttcagagtctttgtcgaattttcTTGCAAATTTAGATATTCCTTATACAGATAACAATCAACATGTTTACTTTGGTAATGTCAAGTACTTGATAAACGAGGTAAAATATACAGTCTGAAAAATAAAggcaaattagaaaaattacaaatctaGTGTGAAATAGGAGTTGAGATGAAATTAATTTGCTGACAGGTTTTTGTTGCTCAAAAATACCTTGATAAAATAACTATGGAGACAATAAATTTAACTAAGATAGAGTTTAAATGGGGTCCTCGTGCAGAGCATGAATTTTCTCAACGTGCTGCTTTGGAATTCATGTCTGAGgtgaaaacatattttaaattcaatttacatACATAGTCTTACAATTCATACATAGTCTTTTCAATGATAAAAGTTATGTGTCTGTAACAGGTATACAATGGACGTCCAATAAAAAGCTGGCAATTGCAATTTCAAGCTTTAACTGCTCAAGAAAGATTAGATAGATAAATTTCACGGACGTATCATTGCAAATGTGATAAAGAGGAACAGATTGCcatattttaaacaataatctatttataaaatgtacttttttttcaaatatagaGATTACCTACAAATGAATTTTGTTTGTAACAAAAGATTTTTCATAGCATAGATCCCAAAATAATTTTAAGCTTAAGACAAGCATTACGATCCAATTCGTCGAACAACTAAAGGAATAATCGACGCTTAAAATGTTTACAAACGTCCCTGAGTGCAGCCGTAAAACTGCGATGCGAGATTAAAACGCGCGCATGTGTGTATGTGCAGTCTTCGAGTTTAGTAGGATAATCGGAAGAAATCTAAAATACTCAGAGTTGCCCTAGTTTTAACTAAATCTAATCGGATTCATATTTCCGTTTTTAATTCCGTTACTACGTTGTACAACGAAGAACACTTACAAGCGGAAAaactataaaaagaataaataataaacgaaatgaatttttcttatACATTTTTAGTCGTCTTATACGTATCTTTTACAGAGAAAAAATGTCTGCATCTCGCAAGCTAAACTGAAAATACACCATAATCTACATCACAAAGCGTTTCAGTGATACGAAAAATGCAAAAAGGAAAAGCATAACAGTAGAGTATTCGAGTTctcgtttattttattcaaCGACTATAATTTAATGTCTGAACAAAATCTTTGACTGTACTTTGTTTCGACATATCTCGAGAGATATATTTCAAGGATGTAAATATAGCGCTGCCACCGGCTGAAATCttccaaatattataaaacgatataaagtTTCATAATGAACAGTAAAGATGAAAAATATCCCAtggtaaacaa
This DNA window, taken from Bombus terrestris chromosome 3, iyBomTerr1.2, whole genome shotgun sequence, encodes the following:
- the LOC100651435 gene encoding non-structural maintenance of chromosomes element 3 homolog; protein product: MSSQNSRRVRSQKILSQPSLKKQCMDDTTSIFLSQPTASTSANIPLSNTSPNRVISEDDDQLVNSVIQYLLILDGGKQIVNKTRIIKNVFGNRGRRFLSVMNKAKNLLSKVFGYELVELEGNKYMLVNKIKNELPHICPLGTEGSQQVLLFIVLTHIFMLQNSCSEESLSNFLANLDIPYTDNNQHVYFGNVKYLINEVFVAQKYLDKITMETINLTKIEFKWGPRAEHEFSQRAALEFMSEVYNGRPIKSWQLQFQALTAQERLDR